From a single Natronorubrum tibetense GA33 genomic region:
- a CDS encoding energy-coupling factor transporter transmembrane component T family protein, translating into MLTYDPDDTLAHRLDPRSKLGVQIGFAATALAHTGSRALLILSAVAALILLAARVSVLRALYAYRFALVFLGLAPLLAGLTLGSPWFDLSDAETSARASYRVLLVLLVSAAYIRSTPIRASRAAIQRTIPGKPGQLLGVGVSLVFRFLPVLQADIRTIRDAMAARLGDERGVVDRASTIGLLGLTRAFDRADRLALAMQARCFAWNPTLPHLSFSRLDYPVLGLAVILALSALF; encoded by the coding sequence ATGCTCACCTACGACCCCGACGACACGCTCGCACACCGGCTCGATCCCCGCTCGAAGCTGGGCGTCCAGATCGGGTTCGCCGCGACCGCGCTGGCCCACACCGGTTCGCGCGCCCTGCTGATTCTCTCCGCCGTGGCCGCGCTGATTCTGCTTGCCGCTCGCGTCTCGGTGCTCAGGGCGCTCTACGCCTACCGGTTCGCACTGGTCTTTCTCGGGCTCGCGCCGCTGCTCGCCGGACTGACCCTCGGCTCGCCGTGGTTCGACCTCTCGGATGCCGAAACCTCCGCCCGCGCAAGTTACCGAGTCCTGCTCGTCCTGCTCGTCAGCGCGGCGTACATCCGCTCGACGCCGATTCGCGCGTCTCGAGCCGCGATCCAGCGGACGATCCCCGGCAAGCCCGGACAGCTACTCGGCGTCGGCGTCTCGCTCGTCTTCCGGTTTCTCCCCGTGCTCCAGGCCGATATCCGGACGATTCGGGACGCGATGGCCGCCCGACTCGGCGACGAACGCGGCGTCGTCGACCGCGCGAGCACGATCGGATTGCTCGGCCTCACGCGAGCCTTCGACCGGGCGGACCGACTCGCGCTCGCCATGCAGGCGCGCTGTTTCGCCTGGAACCCAACGCTTCCCCACCTCTCGTTTTCGCGACTGGATTACCCCGTCCTCGGGCTGGCTGTCATCCTCGCGCTCTCGGCCCTGTTCTAA
- a CDS encoding energy-coupling factor ABC transporter ATP-binding protein translates to MIEFRSVSYAFDDISVLEDVSLAIADGEFVVLAGANGSGKTTLLRHCNGLLEPDSGTVLVNETPVSDDLIAARSSVGMVFQHPRDQFVAATIGADVAFGPENLGLAREEIDRRVGESLEAVNMAGRDDERIDQLSGGEQSRVAIAGALAMEPTHLVLDEPFTGLDDPARRSVLSRLESLAADGTGILLATHDLRDVVGIADRIVAMRDGRVVVDDSPEDALEDLARLEVRVPDT, encoded by the coding sequence ATGATCGAATTCCGCTCCGTCTCGTACGCCTTCGATGACATCTCCGTCCTCGAGGACGTCTCGCTCGCCATCGCCGACGGGGAGTTCGTCGTCCTCGCGGGTGCCAACGGCAGCGGGAAGACCACGCTGTTGCGACACTGCAATGGACTCCTCGAGCCGGATTCGGGCACCGTTCTCGTGAACGAGACGCCCGTTTCGGACGACCTCATCGCCGCGCGCTCGAGCGTTGGCATGGTGTTCCAGCACCCGCGCGACCAGTTCGTCGCCGCGACGATCGGCGCTGACGTGGCCTTCGGTCCCGAAAACCTCGGCCTTGCGCGCGAGGAGATCGATCGACGGGTCGGCGAATCCCTCGAGGCGGTCAACATGGCCGGCCGCGATGACGAGCGCATCGACCAGCTCTCGGGCGGCGAACAGTCCCGCGTGGCCATCGCGGGCGCGCTCGCGATGGAACCAACCCACCTCGTCCTCGACGAACCCTTCACCGGGCTCGACGATCCGGCGCGACGGTCCGTCCTCTCGCGCCTCGAGTCCCTCGCCGCCGACGGTACCGGTATTCTGCTCGCAACCCACGATCTGCGGGATGTCGTCGGCATAGCCGACCGCATCGTCGCCATGCGGGACGGCCGCGTCGTCGTCGACGATTCGCCCGAGGACGCGCTCGAGGATCTCGCGAGACTCGAGGTTCGCGTACCCGACACCTGA
- a CDS encoding biotin transporter BioY — METEGSSVELVDGDVVRQFARAAVLAALLGAVAPVAIPLPLSPAPLTLQVLFVFLAGLVLGPVWGSVSMLLYLTAGAIGIPVFAGWEAGLGTLFGPTGGYLWSYPIAAALIGSVVHRGTDLRDPAAVPLPIVVTALVMGTIVIYGMGTAYAAWLLELEAWEAITGFALPFIPGELLKMAAAIAIVQSGRIKPIQS, encoded by the coding sequence ATGGAAACCGAAGGGAGCTCGGTGGAACTCGTGGATGGGGACGTCGTCCGGCAGTTCGCCCGGGCAGCGGTGCTCGCGGCGCTACTCGGGGCAGTAGCGCCCGTCGCGATACCGCTCCCGCTGTCGCCGGCACCGCTCACGTTGCAGGTACTGTTCGTCTTTCTCGCTGGTCTCGTGTTGGGGCCCGTCTGGGGATCAGTATCGATGCTGCTCTATCTCACCGCCGGTGCGATCGGCATTCCGGTCTTCGCGGGATGGGAAGCCGGTCTCGGAACGCTGTTCGGCCCGACGGGCGGCTACCTCTGGTCGTATCCCATCGCCGCGGCGCTGATCGGGTCCGTCGTTCACCGCGGAACTGATCTCCGCGATCCAGCCGCTGTCCCCCTGCCGATCGTCGTCACAGCCCTCGTAATGGGGACGATCGTCATCTACGGCATGGGAACGGCCTACGCCGCCTGGCTGCTCGAACTCGAGGCCTGGGAGGCGATCACCGGCTTCGCGCTGCCGTTTATCCCCGGCGAACTGCTCAAGATGGCCGCCGCGATCGCCATAGTCCAGAGCGGCCGGATCAAACCGATCCAGTCGTAG
- a CDS encoding DUF7282 domain-containing protein: protein MNKGQAAVAATLLVAFLMVTSVMALPLLGGSIAPFDAGQEGASDSDDETTEIDTGDETVTNGASDVDDSESNESLELVAMEPTTATADAASTDTDNPDGESDAAAGDAAVGAVGEADGQATLAQAQADGVEAGVDEGIELAQSQGVNVTQEQRAAAIDGASESVTQHQEAEVEQIQEATKGAVHGSLMHSQQVEAEQIQYAVGGATDGALGQYQTVEASQMQGATWGATHGALAQEQRVEVEQIQVAAQGAAAGAAFEAGARDIDEMPKIQEAAQGAAYGALEQYQKITVEQRQQVTLEHVQHAAAGASAGALEGSTQEALEQTQDVEVEQYQRVDIKQIQKAATGGAKGALVQQQEVTVEQTQSAARGASAGALKQVQTVTVEQVQRISITQIQEASFGAATGAISQSQEASVEQIQAAADGAAGGVLVQQQEVSITQIQYAAVGAAEGAVEGAIQEQVVEVEQIQAAAFGAGEGAVIQTQTVDVTQVQILASGSASGVLMQHQEATVQQIQSAASAACQQTAQVVQYQQISITQLQILIQETASDATAYAVAEGIDDPTEISQYVEIEIEQRIEAVDELEGEASIVFTDQDSDGESVTVDSVELSEGGFVAIYPGDIAADPNGVIGASSYLESGEHADVEIDLEEPIEGEQPLVAVAHHDTTDDESFQYAASDGEEDEPYVTEAGAPVFDTAIVTVDDPDEPADPEATLAVSDQEGDGESLVVDEAGADTDFTVAAAYDGEQVESEQFEANETQTDLELSLEPPIEESTTVDVSVVGDDDAELAAESIDYTLADEPPAPEPEATLNVSDQTGDGETLTVEEASADVDYQLTVTDEDGEQLAASETFEGNETVELESLDLEPPLEENATLEVAVESVGEETDAEDEAETPGDDADTDADGVLVSETIEYTVDDGETFEATFIDCSQAEVTGSFEDGDTIIVATGFYESGGFGNTMGEYAITVGEDVEAPFEGSITYETGEEFTVEETAEGATVTVPEGDFGTAITGFSSPDAIPGSIDHPNPDASECIEEVRPDLPDLSVVETEPTDDGIDVTFGYENPNDAELLVGSEFLEGTTEDEPVDELEPGTNEFTVQWMPETDDERLVWAVDMSSYDYEADAVEPAATATAGEIDPTEDAEFSVAITGTNEPVEQGETLEVGAELENVGEAEDSQVIELALDGETADTTEVSLEPGSVEETTLTAETEDLEPGEYTATVSSENETAETTVTIEAVDETELEDEAPDPTDETADAEPADEPADDPVEEDPLDAPADEEPTDGPVDDETPSEEPPTEADETPSDDPQTEEPPTEADETDGSGDEPGADIPETEDNGDDEPADQQPPEDPETPEESEGPDPGSGAEPAEAAE, encoded by the coding sequence ATGAACAAGGGACAGGCTGCAGTCGCTGCGACGCTCCTCGTCGCGTTCCTGATGGTGACGAGCGTGATGGCGTTGCCGCTGCTCGGCGGCAGTATCGCTCCGTTCGACGCCGGACAGGAGGGGGCAAGCGATTCGGACGACGAGACGACCGAGATCGACACCGGTGACGAGACCGTAACGAACGGTGCCTCTGACGTCGACGACAGCGAATCGAACGAGTCGCTCGAACTCGTCGCGATGGAGCCGACGACGGCGACCGCGGACGCTGCCAGCACGGACACGGATAATCCGGACGGCGAGTCGGACGCCGCTGCCGGCGACGCTGCTGTCGGAGCCGTCGGCGAAGCGGACGGGCAGGCCACGCTCGCCCAAGCGCAAGCAGACGGCGTCGAAGCCGGCGTCGACGAGGGGATCGAACTGGCCCAATCCCAGGGCGTCAACGTCACTCAGGAGCAGCGAGCGGCGGCGATCGACGGGGCCAGCGAGTCGGTCACGCAGCACCAGGAAGCCGAGGTCGAGCAGATTCAGGAGGCGACGAAGGGCGCGGTCCACGGCTCGCTGATGCACTCACAGCAGGTCGAGGCCGAGCAGATCCAGTACGCCGTCGGCGGCGCGACCGACGGGGCGCTCGGCCAGTACCAGACGGTCGAGGCGAGCCAGATGCAGGGCGCGACGTGGGGCGCGACACACGGCGCGCTCGCACAGGAACAGCGCGTCGAGGTCGAACAGATCCAGGTCGCGGCGCAAGGTGCCGCTGCAGGCGCCGCGTTCGAGGCCGGCGCTCGAGATATCGACGAGATGCCGAAGATTCAGGAGGCGGCACAGGGTGCGGCCTACGGCGCCCTCGAGCAGTACCAGAAGATTACCGTCGAACAGCGCCAGCAGGTCACGCTCGAGCACGTCCAGCACGCCGCGGCGGGCGCGTCGGCCGGCGCGCTCGAGGGATCGACGCAGGAAGCACTCGAGCAGACCCAAGACGTCGAGGTCGAGCAGTACCAGCGCGTCGACATCAAGCAGATCCAGAAGGCCGCGACGGGCGGCGCGAAGGGCGCGCTCGTCCAGCAACAGGAGGTGACGGTCGAGCAGACCCAGTCCGCGGCGCGCGGGGCGAGCGCGGGAGCGCTGAAACAGGTCCAGACGGTCACCGTCGAACAGGTCCAGCGTATCTCGATCACGCAGATTCAGGAGGCCTCCTTCGGTGCGGCGACGGGGGCAATTTCCCAGAGCCAGGAGGCGTCCGTCGAGCAGATCCAGGCTGCGGCTGACGGTGCCGCGGGCGGCGTGCTCGTCCAGCAACAGGAGGTTTCGATCACGCAGATCCAGTACGCCGCGGTCGGCGCGGCGGAAGGCGCGGTCGAGGGCGCGATTCAAGAACAGGTCGTCGAGGTCGAGCAGATTCAGGCCGCCGCGTTCGGTGCCGGCGAGGGTGCCGTAATCCAGACGCAGACCGTCGACGTCACGCAGGTCCAGATCCTCGCGAGCGGGAGCGCGAGCGGCGTGTTGATGCAACACCAGGAGGCGACGGTCCAGCAGATCCAGTCCGCGGCCAGCGCCGCCTGCCAGCAGACGGCGCAGGTGGTCCAGTACCAGCAGATCAGCATCACGCAGCTGCAGATTCTGATCCAGGAGACCGCAAGTGACGCGACGGCGTACGCGGTCGCCGAGGGGATCGACGACCCGACCGAGATCAGTCAGTACGTCGAAATCGAGATCGAGCAGCGAATCGAGGCGGTCGACGAACTCGAAGGTGAGGCGTCGATCGTGTTCACCGACCAGGACAGCGACGGCGAGAGCGTCACCGTTGATAGCGTCGAGCTCTCCGAGGGCGGGTTCGTGGCGATCTACCCGGGCGACATCGCCGCCGATCCGAACGGAGTGATCGGGGCTTCGAGCTACCTCGAGAGCGGCGAGCACGCAGACGTCGAGATCGATCTCGAGGAGCCGATCGAGGGTGAGCAGCCGCTCGTCGCGGTGGCCCACCACGATACGACCGACGACGAGTCGTTCCAGTACGCCGCATCCGACGGAGAGGAGGACGAGCCGTACGTTACCGAGGCCGGCGCACCGGTGTTTGACACGGCAATCGTGACGGTCGACGATCCGGACGAGCCGGCCGATCCGGAAGCGACCCTCGCGGTCAGCGATCAGGAGGGTGACGGGGAGTCGCTCGTCGTGGACGAGGCCGGCGCGGATACCGACTTCACCGTCGCTGCAGCCTACGACGGCGAGCAGGTCGAGAGCGAGCAGTTCGAGGCGAACGAGACGCAGACGGATCTCGAACTATCACTCGAGCCGCCAATCGAGGAATCCACGACCGTCGACGTGAGCGTCGTCGGCGATGACGACGCGGAACTCGCGGCCGAATCGATCGACTACACGCTCGCGGACGAGCCACCGGCCCCGGAGCCCGAGGCGACGCTCAACGTGAGCGATCAGACGGGTGACGGCGAGACGCTGACCGTCGAGGAGGCGAGCGCCGATGTCGACTACCAACTCACCGTGACCGACGAAGACGGCGAACAGCTCGCGGCGAGCGAGACCTTCGAGGGCAACGAGACCGTCGAACTCGAGTCGCTCGACCTCGAGCCGCCGCTCGAGGAGAACGCGACGCTCGAGGTAGCGGTCGAATCGGTCGGTGAGGAGACGGACGCCGAGGACGAGGCCGAAACTCCCGGTGACGATGCCGACACCGACGCAGACGGCGTCCTCGTGAGCGAAACGATCGAGTACACGGTCGACGACGGGGAGACGTTCGAGGCGACGTTCATCGACTGTTCCCAGGCCGAAGTGACGGGCTCGTTCGAGGACGGCGACACGATCATCGTCGCCACTGGATTCTACGAATCGGGCGGCTTCGGAAACACGATGGGCGAGTACGCGATCACGGTCGGTGAGGACGTCGAGGCCCCGTTCGAGGGGTCGATCACCTACGAGACGGGCGAAGAGTTCACCGTCGAGGAGACGGCCGAGGGTGCGACCGTGACAGTCCCCGAAGGTGACTTCGGGACCGCAATCACCGGCTTTTCCTCGCCCGATGCGATTCCGGGCTCGATCGATCATCCGAACCCCGATGCGAGCGAGTGTATCGAAGAGGTCCGACCCGACCTGCCCGATCTTTCGGTCGTGGAGACGGAACCGACCGACGACGGTATCGACGTCACGTTCGGCTACGAGAACCCGAACGACGCCGAACTGCTCGTCGGCAGCGAGTTCCTCGAGGGAACGACCGAGGACGAACCGGTCGACGAACTCGAGCCCGGAACGAACGAGTTTACCGTCCAGTGGATGCCCGAGACCGACGACGAGCGACTCGTCTGGGCGGTCGACATGAGTAGCTACGACTACGAGGCGGACGCGGTCGAACCCGCCGCGACGGCGACCGCAGGCGAGATCGATCCGACGGAGGACGCCGAGTTCTCGGTCGCGATTACGGGAACGAACGAACCCGTCGAACAGGGTGAGACGCTCGAGGTCGGTGCCGAACTCGAGAACGTCGGCGAGGCGGAAGACAGCCAGGTGATCGAACTGGCACTCGACGGCGAGACCGCCGATACGACGGAGGTGTCACTCGAGCCCGGTTCCGTCGAAGAGACGACGCTGACCGCTGAGACTGAAGATCTCGAGCCCGGCGAGTACACCGCTACAGTCTCGAGCGAGAACGAAACCGCCGAGACGACAGTGACGATTGAGGCGGTCGACGAGACCGAACTCGAGGACGAAGCGCCCGATCCGACTGACGAGACAGCGGACGCGGAACCAGCGGACGAGCCTGCTGACGATCCGGTAGAAGAAGATCCACTTGACGCACCTGCCGACGAAGAGCCAACCGACGGACCGGTCGACGACGAGACGCCGAGCGAGGAACCGCCCACCGAAGCGGACGAGACACCCAGTGATGACCCACAGACCGAGGAACCGCCCACCGAAGCGGACGAAACGGACGGCTCAGGCGACGAGCCCGGTGCAGACATCCCTGAGACGGAAGACAACGGGGACGACGAACCGGCCGATCAACAGCCGCCCGAAGATCCAGAGACTCCCGAGGAGTCCGAGGGACCGGATCCGGGTTCGGGCGCGGAACCGGCGGAGGCTGCGGAGTAG
- a CDS encoding DUF7545 family protein — MTDDIETTTFEITADDDSTDDVTIPSGLVDLVAEGDQSDAETIADITLLSFASRAHHIVHHGEGADEELEAQEDRIMDLFEERFGVTYGEATGHQH; from the coding sequence ATGACAGACGACATCGAGACGACGACGTTCGAGATTACCGCCGACGACGACAGCACCGACGACGTGACCATCCCGTCCGGACTCGTCGATCTCGTCGCCGAGGGCGACCAGTCCGACGCCGAGACGATCGCCGACATCACTCTCCTCTCCTTCGCCAGCCGTGCCCACCACATCGTCCACCACGGAGAGGGCGCAGACGAAGAACTCGAGGCCCAGGAAGACCGTATCATGGACCTGTTCGAGGAGCGATTCGGCGTGACCTACGGCGAAGCGACCGGCCACCAGCACTGA
- a CDS encoding DUF5799 family protein: protein MSDSPWTDRIVGARMTVDQEFTSRIVESQFSSQQWSLIMTATEFEIEHPDDPDRARIVANTEKVEQIIPELENVGTGMGMGGQPQGQQGGSSSGGVLGSIKGALGLGGGDSGDSHAEQERAAEQLTQEYADELQSHLESNGRWDSVRQAAATEE from the coding sequence ATGAGTGACAGCCCGTGGACGGACCGGATCGTCGGCGCGCGAATGACCGTCGATCAGGAGTTCACCTCCCGGATCGTGGAGTCGCAGTTTTCCAGCCAGCAGTGGAGTCTGATCATGACCGCGACGGAGTTCGAGATCGAACATCCCGACGATCCCGACCGGGCGCGAATCGTCGCCAACACCGAAAAGGTCGAGCAGATCATCCCCGAACTCGAGAACGTCGGCACCGGCATGGGAATGGGCGGGCAGCCACAGGGCCAACAGGGCGGCTCCTCGAGCGGCGGCGTTCTCGGCTCGATCAAGGGTGCGCTCGGATTGGGTGGCGGCGACAGCGGCGACTCTCACGCCGAACAGGAGCGTGCAGCCGAGCAACTCACGCAGGAGTACGCCGACGAGTTACAGTCACACCTCGAGTCGAACGGCCGCTGGGACTCCGTTCGACAGGCTGCAGCGACGGAGGAGTAG
- a CDS encoding gamma carbonic anhydrase family protein: protein MLRSFDGMKPQIADSAYVDEAAVVIGNVVVEADASVWPNTTLRGDHGKIVVGEGANVQDNAVLHEDAELEPYSTVGHSAIVHDATVGERALVGMNAVVLDGSHVGDGAVVAAGSVVTEDTEIPPSTLVAGAPAEPKTEIDDPRLERTADRYVELSKKYAETSVRLD, encoded by the coding sequence ATGCTACGATCGTTCGACGGGATGAAACCCCAGATCGCCGACTCGGCGTACGTTGACGAGGCTGCAGTCGTCATCGGAAACGTCGTCGTCGAAGCAGACGCGAGCGTCTGGCCGAACACGACGCTGCGGGGCGACCACGGCAAGATCGTCGTCGGCGAAGGCGCGAACGTCCAGGACAACGCCGTTCTCCACGAGGACGCCGAACTCGAGCCCTACTCGACGGTGGGTCACAGTGCCATCGTCCACGACGCGACCGTTGGCGAGCGCGCGTTGGTCGGCATGAACGCGGTCGTCCTCGACGGCTCTCACGTCGGCGACGGGGCAGTCGTCGCGGCCGGCAGCGTCGTCACCGAAGACACCGAGATCCCGCCATCGACCCTCGTCGCCGGCGCGCCCGCCGAACCGAAGACCGAGATCGACGATCCCCGACTCGAGCGGACGGCCGACCGGTACGTGGAACTCTCGAAGAAGTACGCGGAGACGTCCGTACGACTCGATTGA
- a CDS encoding DUF3006 family protein produces the protein MTETDTAVVDRIVDGKTAVLLLETDDTVVDERTMAVESLPEDGQHEGAVFDVEFEDDELRELTYRPSVERERRESAQERFDRLSERLPDE, from the coding sequence ATGACCGAGACCGACACTGCGGTCGTCGATCGAATCGTCGACGGAAAGACGGCCGTGCTCCTGCTCGAGACGGACGACACCGTCGTCGACGAGCGGACGATGGCGGTCGAATCGCTGCCAGAAGACGGTCAGCACGAAGGGGCCGTCTTCGACGTCGAGTTCGAGGACGACGAACTCCGGGAGCTAACCTATCGGCCGTCTGTGGAACGGGAGCGACGAGAGAGCGCACAGGAGCGATTCGACCGCCTCTCTGAGCGACTCCCCGACGAGTAA
- a CDS encoding ComEC/Rec2 family competence protein → MRRRRGLAVVMVAGLLVLSGCIGGFGVSDGSENADSGDETDVDGELEVHHIDVGQADATLIVTPDGETILIDTGDWRQDGQGVIDYLESENIDRIDHLVATHAHADHIGGHAAVIEHFEEHGEGVGAAYDSGITHTSQTYERYLDAVEAYEIRLFEVSEGSTLPLEDDAVEATVRNPPEDGGDGLHYNSVTLSVAFGDFTYLTTGDAERDAEQRMVDAHSDDLAADAYQAGHHGSSTSSTDPFLDRVDPDVAVISSALESQYGHPHDEVLESFADRDIVTYWTGVHGDIVLTTDGTDASVTAEYDEPTDPATLLERKHEANSDSESESASLYPPRPSTGAGVDTPPALTVSP, encoded by the coding sequence ATGCGACGGCGACGCGGGTTGGCGGTCGTGATGGTTGCTGGACTACTCGTCCTCTCCGGCTGTATCGGCGGATTCGGCGTGAGTGACGGCTCCGAAAACGCCGACAGCGGCGACGAAACCGATGTCGACGGCGAACTCGAGGTCCACCATATCGACGTCGGACAGGCCGATGCAACGCTGATCGTCACGCCCGATGGCGAGACGATTCTCATCGATACGGGCGACTGGCGACAGGACGGCCAGGGCGTCATCGACTACCTCGAGAGCGAAAATATCGATCGGATCGATCATCTCGTTGCGACCCACGCCCACGCGGACCACATCGGCGGCCACGCGGCCGTCATCGAGCACTTCGAGGAGCACGGCGAGGGCGTCGGTGCGGCCTACGACTCTGGTATCACCCACACGAGCCAGACGTACGAGCGCTACCTCGACGCCGTCGAGGCGTACGAGATCAGGCTCTTCGAGGTCAGCGAGGGCTCGACGCTCCCCCTCGAGGACGACGCCGTCGAGGCGACCGTGCGGAATCCGCCGGAAGACGGCGGGGACGGACTCCACTACAACAGCGTCACGCTCAGCGTCGCGTTCGGCGATTTCACGTACCTGACGACCGGTGACGCGGAGCGAGACGCCGAACAGCGGATGGTCGACGCACACAGCGACGACCTCGCGGCCGACGCCTATCAGGCCGGACACCACGGCTCCTCTACCTCCTCTACCGATCCGTTCCTCGACCGCGTCGATCCGGACGTCGCCGTCATCTCGAGCGCACTCGAGTCCCAGTATGGACACCCACACGACGAGGTGCTCGAGTCGTTCGCCGACCGCGATATCGTGACGTACTGGACCGGCGTCCACGGCGATATCGTGCTCACGACCGACGGGACCGACGCCTCGGTGACGGCCGAATACGACGAGCCGACGGATCCGGCGACGTTGCTCGAGCGAAAGCACGAAGCCAATTCGGACTCCGAATCCGAATCGGCGTCACTGTATCCGCCACGGCCGTCGACGGGGGCGGGAGTTGATACGCCGCCCGCGCTTACTGTCAGTCCATGA
- a CDS encoding OsmC family protein, producing MAKQVTTVSEEGYSATNEIREFETTIDATGEEAPDTLEALLAAYASCYVPALRVGGEQRGAGDLGRIEIESAGELNDDDKLESVSFDIRVEADVDDETGEKVVERAFELCKVHDALKSELHAGTSFEGGAF from the coding sequence ATGGCGAAACAGGTTACCACCGTCTCCGAGGAGGGATACAGCGCGACAAACGAGATCCGCGAGTTCGAGACGACCATCGATGCGACCGGCGAGGAAGCACCCGACACGCTCGAGGCGCTGCTGGCCGCCTACGCCTCCTGTTACGTCCCCGCGCTGCGGGTCGGCGGCGAACAGCGGGGTGCCGGCGACCTCGGACGGATCGAAATCGAGTCGGCGGGCGAACTCAACGACGACGACAAACTCGAGTCGGTATCCTTCGACATCCGCGTGGAAGCCGACGTCGACGACGAAACCGGCGAAAAGGTCGTCGAGCGTGCGTTCGAACTCTGTAAGGTTCACGACGCGCTGAAGTCCGAGCTACACGCCGGGACGAGTTTCGAAGGCGGCGCGTTCTGA
- a CDS encoding metal-dependent hydrolase gives MQVTWHGHSTWHVTVGETELLIDPFFDNPKTDLEPSNIDTPDYVLLTHGHADHIAHAGEFAEATLVATPELVSYCEEEFGFEDAVGGMGMNLGGTVECGDAYVTMVRADHTNGIMTENAKSGGMPAGFVISDTKPTQVADEESTTIYNAGDTSLMSEMRDVIGSYLEPDAAIVPIGDHFTMGPQQAAIAVDWLDVDYAFPQHYDTFPPIEQDPEEFESEVAATGSDVEVVALEADEPFEIDP, from the coding sequence ATGCAGGTCACCTGGCACGGCCACTCGACGTGGCACGTCACTGTAGGGGAGACGGAGCTATTGATCGACCCGTTCTTCGACAATCCGAAGACGGACCTCGAGCCGTCGAATATCGACACGCCGGACTATGTGTTGCTCACCCACGGCCACGCCGACCACATCGCCCACGCCGGCGAGTTTGCCGAGGCGACGCTGGTCGCGACGCCGGAGCTCGTCTCCTACTGCGAGGAGGAGTTCGGCTTCGAGGACGCCGTCGGCGGCATGGGAATGAACCTCGGCGGTACCGTCGAGTGTGGCGACGCGTACGTCACCATGGTCCGTGCCGACCACACGAACGGCATCATGACCGAGAACGCGAAAAGCGGCGGGATGCCGGCCGGCTTCGTCATCTCGGATACGAAGCCGACGCAGGTCGCAGACGAAGAGTCCACCACCATCTACAACGCTGGCGACACCTCGCTGATGTCCGAGATGCGTGACGTTATCGGCTCCTATCTCGAGCCCGACGCGGCCATCGTCCCGATCGGCGACCACTTCACGATGGGACCGCAGCAGGCCGCCATCGCCGTCGACTGGCTCGACGTCGATTACGCATTCCCACAGCACTACGACACCTTCCCGCCGATCGAACAGGACCCCGAGGAGTTCGAGAGCGAGGTCGCTGCGACGGGGAGCGACGTCGAAGTCGTGGCGCTCGAGGCCGACGAACCGTTCGAGATCGATCCCTGA